One Streptomyces sp. NBC_01237 genomic region harbors:
- a CDS encoding metal-dependent hydrolase family protein — translation MPAPATTPVLLHNGLLIDGTGGEPVRDGAVLVVDGTVQWAGPSAEHPGLPDHTRRIDVRGDTILPGFIDCHVHMAAPGTAMSHAEIATMPRSLLTFLAAPRMKQTLEAGVTTARDLGGADAGHRHAVESGLLVGPRLLIAVAMLSPTGGHGDFRAADNDGAVDSTMGRLADGPAECRKAVRGVLRQGADCVKVAATGGVWSPTDQPDDDGFLEDEIRTITEIAAGHRGKKVAAHAQGRGGILNAVRGGVASIEHGYEIDDEAIDLMLERGTFLVPTLTTANTDPDPKKAAPWAYAKKRHWQEVARTHIPHAIERGVRVAMGTDCGIAEHGTNLRELGHLVDCGMTPMGALRAGTSEAAELLGLAHEIGTLEPGKRADVVIARGNPLTDIHALGRPENILLVMKDGVAYKDVDGLAA, via the coding sequence ATGCCCGCGCCCGCAACCACCCCCGTACTCCTGCACAACGGCCTGCTCATCGACGGCACCGGGGGCGAACCGGTCCGGGACGGCGCGGTGCTCGTGGTGGACGGGACCGTCCAGTGGGCGGGACCGTCCGCCGAGCACCCCGGACTCCCCGATCACACCCGCCGGATCGACGTGCGGGGCGACACGATCCTGCCCGGCTTCATCGACTGCCACGTCCATATGGCCGCCCCGGGCACCGCGATGAGCCACGCGGAGATCGCGACCATGCCGCGCAGCCTCCTCACGTTCCTGGCGGCGCCCCGGATGAAGCAGACCCTGGAAGCGGGTGTCACCACGGCCCGTGACCTCGGCGGAGCCGACGCCGGGCACCGGCACGCCGTCGAATCGGGACTCCTGGTCGGCCCCCGGCTGCTGATCGCCGTCGCCATGCTCAGCCCGACCGGCGGCCACGGCGACTTCCGTGCCGCCGACAACGACGGCGCGGTGGACAGCACCATGGGCCGCCTCGCCGACGGACCCGCGGAGTGCCGCAAGGCCGTACGCGGGGTGCTGCGCCAGGGCGCCGACTGTGTCAAGGTCGCCGCGACCGGGGGAGTGTGGAGCCCCACCGACCAGCCGGACGACGACGGATTCCTGGAGGACGAGATCCGTACGATCACCGAGATCGCGGCCGGACACCGGGGCAAGAAGGTCGCCGCCCACGCACAGGGCCGGGGCGGCATCCTCAACGCCGTGCGCGGCGGGGTCGCCAGCATCGAGCACGGTTACGAGATCGACGACGAGGCCATCGATCTGATGCTGGAGCGCGGCACCTTCCTCGTCCCGACCCTCACCACGGCCAACACCGACCCGGACCCGAAGAAGGCGGCGCCCTGGGCGTACGCGAAGAAGAGGCACTGGCAGGAGGTCGCCCGCACCCACATCCCGCACGCCATCGAACGCGGTGTGCGGGTGGCCATGGGAACCGACTGCGGCATCGCCGAGCACGGCACCAACCTGCGGGAGCTCGGCCATCTCGTGGACTGCGGGATGACCCCCATGGGCGCCCTGCGCGCGGGCACGAGCGAAGCCGCCGAACTCCTCGGCCTCGCCCATGAGATCGGCACCCTGGAACCCGGCAAGCGCGCCGATGTCGTCATCGCCCGCGGCAACCCGCTGACCGACATCCACGCACTGGGCAGGCCCGAGAACATCCTGCTCGTGATGAAGGACGGTGTCGCCTACAAGGACGTCGACGGGCTCGCGGCCTGA
- a CDS encoding MFS transporter, which yields MSRIQPVKGTGAPGLDGPRVAAVVGFLVFVELTSGIIQGMMPTLLPELGAVLNVGAGDLNWVNAAQLLAAAVSVPVFGRLGDMYGHRRLLRIAVLCLAVGSVLVAWSPSFEVLLVGRVLQGPLAALLPLEIGLVRDRLDAAGSRSAIAMLVGSLTFGASAGMVIAGLLREVISSVHGVLWIPAAATAVCAAVVFFLVPESTVRARGKVDWAGAGLLSVGLATLLLAISQGPKWGWTDAWTLTLFTVAALALVTWVLVELRVAEPIVDIRLTVRRTLLPVYAASFLLGTALFGAQTAAVLFVSSPAEKLGYGFGYDALGIAWLMLPSGVMAFVASLFAARLFKRIGGRGVLALSGVLMTAGYLFLIAAHDEPWQFVVVNGVVGLGIGLALSAMPVLIVDASPQERTAVATGIYNTAKTVGGSVAGAVFAAVLTAITFKGTEIPTIDAYTTVWWCCAAVSALVAVAASVVARPRAGTAT from the coding sequence ATGTCGCGTATCCAGCCCGTCAAGGGCACCGGCGCGCCCGGCCTCGACGGTCCGAGAGTCGCCGCCGTCGTCGGATTCCTCGTCTTCGTCGAACTGACCAGCGGCATCATCCAAGGAATGATGCCGACGCTCCTGCCGGAGCTCGGCGCCGTCCTGAACGTCGGCGCGGGTGACCTCAACTGGGTCAATGCCGCGCAACTGCTCGCCGCGGCCGTCTCCGTACCGGTCTTCGGACGCCTCGGCGACATGTACGGCCACCGGAGGCTGCTCCGCATCGCCGTTCTCTGCCTCGCCGTCGGCTCCGTCCTCGTGGCCTGGTCACCCTCCTTCGAGGTGCTCCTCGTCGGCCGGGTCCTCCAGGGCCCCCTCGCCGCCCTTCTCCCGCTGGAGATCGGCCTGGTCCGCGACCGGCTCGACGCGGCCGGCAGCCGCAGCGCCATCGCCATGCTGGTCGGCTCGCTCACCTTCGGCGCCAGCGCGGGCATGGTCATCGCCGGGCTGCTGCGCGAGGTCATCTCCTCCGTGCACGGCGTCCTGTGGATCCCCGCCGCCGCCACCGCCGTGTGCGCTGCCGTGGTCTTCTTCCTCGTCCCCGAGTCCACCGTCCGCGCCCGGGGCAAGGTCGACTGGGCGGGCGCGGGGCTCCTCAGCGTCGGGCTCGCCACCCTGCTGCTCGCCATCTCGCAGGGCCCCAAGTGGGGCTGGACCGACGCCTGGACGCTGACCCTGTTCACGGTCGCCGCACTCGCCCTGGTGACCTGGGTCCTGGTCGAGCTCCGGGTCGCCGAGCCGATCGTCGACATCCGGCTCACCGTGCGGCGCACCCTGCTCCCGGTCTACGCGGCGAGTTTCCTGCTGGGCACCGCCCTCTTCGGCGCCCAGACCGCCGCCGTGCTGTTCGTCTCCTCGCCCGCCGAGAAGCTGGGCTACGGCTTCGGATACGACGCCCTCGGCATCGCCTGGCTGATGCTCCCCTCCGGTGTGATGGCCTTCGTTGCCTCACTGTTCGCCGCGCGGCTCTTCAAGCGCATCGGCGGCCGCGGTGTCCTGGCGCTCAGCGGGGTGCTGATGACGGCCGGGTACCTCTTCCTGATCGCCGCCCATGACGAGCCCTGGCAGTTCGTCGTCGTCAACGGCGTCGTGGGTCTCGGCATCGGACTCGCGCTCAGCGCGATGCCCGTACTGATCGTCGACGCCAGCCCCCAGGAGCGCACGGCCGTCGCCACCGGCATCTACAACACCGCGAAGACCGTCGGAGGCTCCGTCGCGGGCGCCGTCTTCGCCGCCGTCCTCACCGCGATCACCTTCAAGGGCACCGAGATCCCGACCATCGACGCCTACACCACCGTGTGGTGGTGCTGCGCCGCCGTGTCGGCCCTGGTCGCCGTCGCCGCTTCGGTCGTGGCCCGGCCCCGCGCGGGCACGGCCACCTGA
- a CDS encoding amidase — MQQPFPTLTEAVHSLRSGAVGSRELVEAALRDADRLDPLLGVYVTRFPEQALAAADAADARRSGDRGPLHGLPLAVKDNLATVEGPSTAQSPVHDPGWWHGQDAPAVARLRGAGAVVLGKTTMAEYAIGRPDPVHTFPVPRNPWDPERWTGGSSTGNGAGIAAGLFLGALGTDTSGSVRLPAALCGTTGLKTTFGLLPAEGCVPLSPSQDVLGPMAVSARDCGLLLDALTGRPRPTAPVAGVRGLRIGVPYGLVEGAGVTEECRTAFHRSLRELRELGAEIREFDLPEFGPLLAVNAVTMLAEAFAVHGERLAAHWQGHGRGFRRLAAAGAVLPAHLYLRAQRTREQLTARLLARLDSPGGVDVVATPTWPAPARTYAHEAAPGDELNLTAVWNPTGFPALALPMGADPAGLPLSLQLAGRPHTESTLLAAGEAFQSATTWHLRRAAPDPRHRPAPLRDPDATGADPKPPVPSAPAQAPESAGIEAALAAVGITPGPADLAAVRAVAQALLNAGTRPAG, encoded by the coding sequence GTGCAGCAGCCATTCCCGACTCTCACCGAGGCGGTCCACAGCCTGCGCTCGGGTGCCGTCGGCAGCCGGGAACTCGTCGAGGCGGCCCTGCGCGACGCCGACCGGCTCGACCCGCTGCTCGGTGTGTACGTGACCCGCTTCCCGGAGCAGGCGCTCGCGGCGGCCGACGCCGCCGACGCCCGGCGCAGCGGCGACCGGGGTCCGCTGCACGGACTGCCGCTCGCCGTGAAGGACAACCTCGCCACGGTCGAGGGTCCTTCCACCGCACAGAGCCCCGTGCACGACCCCGGCTGGTGGCACGGCCAGGACGCGCCCGCCGTCGCCCGGCTCCGCGGCGCCGGGGCGGTCGTCCTCGGGAAGACCACCATGGCCGAGTACGCCATCGGCCGGCCCGACCCCGTCCACACCTTCCCGGTGCCCCGCAACCCGTGGGACCCAGAGCGCTGGACCGGCGGATCGAGCACCGGCAACGGCGCGGGGATCGCCGCGGGGCTCTTCCTCGGCGCCCTCGGGACCGACACCTCCGGAAGCGTCCGGCTCCCGGCCGCCCTGTGCGGCACCACCGGCCTGAAGACCACCTTCGGCCTGCTGCCCGCCGAGGGCTGCGTACCGCTCAGCCCCTCGCAGGACGTCCTCGGCCCGATGGCCGTGAGCGCCCGCGACTGCGGCCTGCTGCTCGACGCACTGACCGGACGGCCGAGGCCCACGGCCCCGGTCGCCGGGGTACGAGGTCTCCGCATCGGTGTCCCGTACGGTCTCGTCGAGGGGGCGGGCGTCACCGAGGAGTGCCGCACGGCCTTCCACCGCTCCTTGCGCGAGCTCCGGGAACTCGGTGCGGAGATACGGGAGTTCGACCTTCCCGAATTCGGCCCCCTGCTCGCCGTGAACGCCGTGACCATGCTCGCCGAGGCGTTCGCCGTGCACGGCGAACGCCTCGCCGCCCACTGGCAGGGACACGGGCGCGGATTCCGCAGGCTGGCCGCCGCCGGGGCCGTGCTCCCCGCACACCTCTACCTCCGCGCCCAGCGGACCCGCGAACAGCTCACCGCCCGCCTCCTCGCCCGCCTGGACTCACCCGGCGGCGTCGATGTGGTCGCCACCCCGACCTGGCCCGCGCCCGCCCGCACCTACGCGCACGAAGCGGCGCCCGGCGACGAGCTCAACCTCACCGCGGTCTGGAACCCCACCGGCTTCCCGGCCCTCGCGCTCCCCATGGGCGCCGATCCGGCCGGACTGCCGCTCTCCCTCCAACTGGCCGGCCGCCCCCACACGGAGAGCACCCTGCTCGCCGCGGGCGAGGCCTTCCAGTCCGCCACCACCTGGCATCTGCGCCGGGCCGCGCCCGACCCCCGGCACCGGCCCGCCCCGCTCCGGGACCCGGACGCCACCGGGGCCGACCCGAAGCCCCCCGTACCGTCCGCTCCCGCCCAGGCCCCGGAATCCGCCGGCATCGAGGCCGCCCTGGCCGCCGTCGGCATCACCCCGGGACCGGCCGATCTGGCCGCCGTACGGGCGGTCGCCCAGGCACTGCTGAACGCCGGAACACGCCCGGCCGGCTGA
- a CDS encoding Lrp/AsnC family transcriptional regulator produces MTENLPPLSELDLALINALQINPRAPWTELAKALDVDAATVARRWERVRTAGHAWVTAYPYGDAGGGALIEIDCAPGQAGAVAAILSADPHAVTVEHAAGGRDLLITAMATSFGALSRYIVDRLGTIPGIIATRAHLVTRSYTEGSVWRLTSLSRSQQEVLAASRRAAAGSSNELPEYADLVTAIGENGRISLSELADQLGISVNTASRRLNRLLESGKLVLRCDLARSLSGSPVAVTFFGTVAAEHLDATARELAKLPEIRQCLGLAGPQNLIATVWVSSLVDAQALEVRLAAALPHLRIADRAVALRAVKLMGRLLDPEGRAVGFVPMNLWASQ; encoded by the coding sequence ATGACCGAAAATCTGCCCCCGCTCAGCGAGCTCGATCTGGCACTGATCAACGCCCTCCAGATCAACCCGCGGGCGCCGTGGACCGAGCTGGCCAAGGCCCTGGACGTCGACGCGGCGACGGTGGCGAGGCGCTGGGAGCGGGTGCGGACGGCCGGGCACGCCTGGGTGACGGCCTATCCGTACGGGGACGCCGGCGGCGGCGCGCTGATCGAGATCGACTGCGCGCCCGGTCAGGCGGGGGCGGTGGCGGCGATCCTGTCGGCGGACCCGCACGCGGTGACCGTGGAACACGCGGCGGGCGGCCGGGACCTGCTGATCACCGCCATGGCCACGAGCTTCGGCGCCCTCTCGCGGTACATCGTGGACCGGCTCGGCACCATCCCCGGCATCATCGCGACCCGGGCGCATCTGGTCACCCGCAGTTATACGGAGGGCAGCGTCTGGCGGCTGACGAGCCTGAGCCGCTCGCAGCAGGAGGTCCTGGCCGCGTCCCGGCGGGCGGCGGCGGGCAGCTCGAACGAACTTCCCGAGTACGCCGACCTGGTCACCGCGATCGGGGAGAACGGGCGCATCTCGCTGAGCGAACTCGCCGACCAGCTGGGGATCTCGGTGAACACCGCGAGCCGCCGGCTCAACCGGCTGCTGGAGTCCGGGAAGCTGGTGCTCCGCTGCGACCTGGCCCGTTCGCTGTCGGGCTCACCGGTCGCCGTGACGTTCTTCGGGACCGTGGCGGCCGAGCACCTGGACGCGACGGCGCGGGAGCTGGCGAAGCTGCCCGAGATCCGGCAGTGCCTGGGACTTGCCGGGCCGCAGAATCTGATCGCCACAGTCTGGGTATCGTCCCTGGTGGACGCCCAAGCCCTGGAGGTACGTCTGGCCGCCGCCCTGCCCCATCTGCGCATCGCCGACCGGGCGGTAGCCCTGCGCGCGGTCAAGCTGATGGGCAGGCTGCTGGATCCCGAGGGGCGGGCCGTCGGCTTCGTTCCCATGAACCTCTGGGCGTCACAATGA
- a CDS encoding glutathione peroxidase, producing the protein MTLHDIPLHTLTGEPTTLGAYSGQALLLVNVASKCGLTPQYEGLERLQNQYGDRGFTVLGVPCNQFAGQEPGSAEEIQTFCSTTYGVTFPLLEKLDVNGESRHPLYAELTKLADAEGEAGDVKWNFEKFVISPAGVPVARIRPGTEPEAPEVVAAIEAQLPS; encoded by the coding sequence ATGACGCTGCACGACATCCCGCTGCACACCCTCACCGGCGAGCCGACCACCCTGGGCGCCTACAGCGGCCAGGCGCTCCTGCTGGTGAACGTGGCCTCCAAGTGCGGCCTCACCCCGCAGTACGAGGGCCTGGAGCGGCTCCAGAATCAGTACGGGGACCGCGGCTTCACCGTCCTCGGCGTGCCCTGCAACCAGTTCGCGGGCCAGGAGCCGGGCAGCGCGGAGGAGATCCAGACCTTCTGCTCGACGACGTACGGGGTCACCTTCCCGCTCCTGGAGAAGCTCGACGTCAACGGCGAGAGCCGGCACCCGTTGTACGCGGAACTCACGAAGCTCGCGGACGCCGAGGGCGAGGCCGGCGACGTGAAGTGGAACTTCGAGAAGTTCGTCATCTCACCGGCCGGTGTGCCGGTGGCCCGGATCCGCCCCGGCACCGAGCCGGAGGCACCCGAGGTCGTCGCGGCCATCGAGGCCCAGCTCCCGTCCTGA